In a single window of the bacterium genome:
- a CDS encoding elongation factor Tu, translated as NVTADIELIMPIAMEKELRFAVREGGRTVGAGVVTEIIE; from the coding sequence ACAACGTGACGGCGGACATCGAGTTGATAATGCCGATCGCGATGGAGAAGGAGCTTCGTTTCGCGGTGCGCGAGGGCGGCCGTACGGTCGGCGCCGGCGTGGTCACCGAGATA